In Macrobrachium rosenbergii isolate ZJJX-2024 chromosome 19, ASM4041242v1, whole genome shotgun sequence, the following are encoded in one genomic region:
- the mRpL32 gene encoding large ribosomal subunit protein bL32m, which produces MVDQVAKAALQMYRHTERCIFNLLRNFYPGAHQEIGWVACDIPYNKDFNTLERSPERSIEDGFLWTAPRDRRSRERRLTRKFGNEKGYWKMLPVLKLLTCDNCGHAHEAGRLCPNCYSKNKDLTTAMQESQNATQGLAPIEHEVIPVFKGEKVDADGRFFKGMQIVEVPKDRPQWFSRRLTQKSNVMPSEGSSLKETSSLG; this is translated from the exons ATGGTTGACCAAGTTGCAAAAGCCGCCTTACAGATGTATAGGCATACAGAAAGGTGTATCTTCAACCTCTTACGTAATTTTTACCCGG gTGCTCATCAAGAAATTGGATGGGTTGCATGTGACATCCCTTATAACAAGGATTTCAACACTTTAGAAAGATCTCCAGAAAGATCTATTGAGGATGGCTTTTTATGGACAGCACCAAGGGACAGGAGAAGCAGAGAACGAAGATTGACAAGGAAATTTGGGAATGAAAAGGGATATTGGAAAATGCTTCCTGTACTGAAATTGCTGACTTGTGACAATTGTGGTCATGCACATGAAGCAGGACGTTTATGTC ctAATTGTTACAGCAAAAACAAGGACTTGACTACAGCAATGCAAGAAAGCCAGAATGCAACTCAGGGTCTTGCTCCCATAGAGCATGAAGTCATACCAGTATTTAAAGGAGAAAAAGTGGATGCTGACGGTAGATTTTTCAAG gGAATGCAAATTGTAGAGGTTCCTAAAGATCGACCACAGTGGTTTTCACGCAGACTCACCCAAAAATCAAATGTAATGCCATCAGAAGGCTCTTCTTTGAAGGAAACTAGTTCCTTAGGGTAA
- the CREG gene encoding protein CREG1: MSKVAEAEGYGKLEEPHYETKAAVAKRTKCIFIICYLLVTLGFAVVFMSLCWGRRGVHVASGAHKTYWPDPPPHDQVAKVARYIVHTSDWGSIATFSMAPMIEGFPFANILSLSDGPIEVSTGIPYMYLTPMDLTSHDLQNDSRASLSMTEAQSDYCHKNNYDPESPLCARILITGHIVKVEEGSAEEAFAKNALFSRHPEMSEWPQGHEWFFAKMSINHIYVLDYFGGAAVVDVKEYFEAEPF; the protein is encoded by the exons ATGAGTAAGGTTGCTGAAGCTGAGGGATATGGCAAACTTGAAGAACCACACTATGAAACCAAG GCTGCAGTAGCAAAGCGGACTAAATGTATCTTCATTATTTGTTACTTGCTGGTAACCCTGGGATTTGCCGTGGTGTTCATGTCACTGTGTTGG ggtCGCAGGGGTGTACATGTTGCTTCAGGTGCTCACAAAACTTATTGGCCTGACCCTCCTCCACATGACCAAGTAGCAAAAGTAGCAAGATACATTGTTCACACTTCAG ATTGGGGTTCTATTGCCACGTTTTCTATGGCTCCAATGATTGAAGGGTTCCCTTTTGCAAATATTCTGAGTCTGAGTGATGGACCTATTGAGGTGTCAACAGGGATACCATACATGTACCTTACTCCTATGGATTTAACTTCTCATGATCTTCAG aatgaCTCAAGGGCATCCCTGTCAATGACAGAAGCTCAGTCTGACTATTGCCACAAAAACAATTATGATCCAGAGAGTCCACTATGTGCTCGGATTCTTATCACGGGCCATATTGTCAAG gTTGAAGAAGGGTCAGCAGAAGAAGCCTTTGccaaaaatgcattattttcacGGCATCCTGAAATGAGTGAATGGCCACAAG GTCACGAGTGGTTTTTTGCAAAGATGAGCATCAACCACATCTATGTGTTGGATTACTTTGGTGGCGCTGCTGTTGTCGATGTTAAGGAATATTTTGAAGCTGAacctttttaa